The Eublepharis macularius isolate TG4126 chromosome 12, MPM_Emac_v1.0, whole genome shotgun sequence genomic sequence TCCCCACAGGGAGGTGGTACAAGCCTGCTCCTGTCTTAAGGGGCTCAGTAGCTTGCAAAGCTAAAAGTgctttcactcactcactcactcactcactcactcactcactcactcactcactcacatgcttactttatactctgctttctccccagtgaggaccctcAGCatcttacatcgttctcctctgctccatttcctcctcacagcaaccctgtgaggtaggttaggctgagtgtgagagaccagcccgaggtcacccagtgagcttccatggcagagtggggctttgaacctgggtctcttgcATCCTAGTCTTGACACTCTTACAACTGCACAACAGTAGCTCTCTAGATAGATAGGATTTTGATTTTAGATAGAATTCTTTCCAAGACAAAAATGTGTAGATACAAGGAGGTGTTTGGGTTGTTCCTGGTCAACTCTGCACAGTTTCATATATTGAATGGTCTTTCTCAACACCTGGCAGAGTACTGGAGCtctttttaatgggagatgccaggAGCTGAACCTGAGGCCTTCTTTGCACAATACATTGGCTCTGCCATGGAGTTATAAGTCCACCTGTTCATCATATATTCTGTCTGAGATACCTTCAAATAAAGACGAGGCAGTAACTTAAActtttcctcttcttcattttagaAGCCGCAAGATTCAGATAAGAAACATCCCCCCTCAGCTACGATGGGAGGTAAGTGAGATTATTGGAAAGTGCATGATCTGAAATCTATGATAGCTTAGAAACGTGCACTTATATGTGAAACTAGCTGTGATACttggagagtgtgtgtgtgggctgAGTTAGAGACCCTTTATTCCTGTGTATGGCTGTGGATCTGTTGAGATTGGAGCTTCCTCAGGTAGGTCTCTCTGTGGACTATCTTGATAAAAATTGTACAGGAACTTCTCTTTGCCACCTGCCAGGTAGCTTTGTGGGCTGAGCAGGTTTTCAACACAGCTGCCTCTTTTCTGTGTTTTCTCCAACCGAGAAGCAGGTTGACTCAAGAACCcaggggaagggttttttctcAGCTGGGGAGAGCAGAACAGGCAGCACTGGAACAGTCACTCATAGAGTTTAGGGGCTATCAATATGTGTTTAGGGGCATACAGGAGGAGGACATTGTATAACACGGTAAAAGATCCAGTACTAATTTAATACTACTCCCGTGCAACATTACCGCAAAGTCTTGAGTGGGACTTTTAAATCCCAATTGGCTTTGCTGAGTTTGACTTTAGTGAGCCATCAGTTGCGTGGTTACAGGGAACCGTGTTTGCAGCGTAGTTGCTGATGCGAGGCAGAACTTGTGGTggtagttttgtttttatttgaatGATTTTTGTGTCTTTTTTAACAAGACATTTTCCTACTCTGAGCATTTGAGAAGGAGTGGAAGCAAAATAGTGTTGTCCAGTCAACTAGGGGAACCTTAAGAAAAATGCTGTGGTTGTCTGCTCTTTGTCTGCTCTGTCTGGCCCAAATATTCAGGGTAACACAGTTTCTCTCCGCCCTCCCCTTTTCACATTTGGTTAGGTTCTGGATGGCTTGCTTGCTCAATATGGTACTGTGGAAAACTGTGAACAAGGTAAGATTCTTTAAGAATGTTTAGAAAACATGTAGTAGTGGGTCGTGGAGCAAAATACAAGAGCTAGACTGCTGAATCCTGACAGGGGTTTTGTCACTGGCTGCATTCAGACCTCAGGAGATACTTCCATTGGTTTGTGATAGGCACAAGCTAAAACGGTTTTTTTAGCCTTGTTCAGACCCTTCTTCTTCCCCCATTCCCTCTCCTCTTCCATACTGAGTACAATTAAAAACTTCCGGGTTTGAGAAGCTTTGAATcaagctttatttaaaaaattatatcccaCCACAAAGCTCAGAGATTCTTGGGGCTGCTCAGATCTGTAGTTCCTCCATCAGAAAGGTGTTTCTGTTTGCCGCAGAGGAGGTAGTAATTTCTGCTGTTTCCCTTTCCTATCACACTTTGCCTcatatgctgttcctgagggcccATTGACACCCCCCTCCAACAGTATTTCATAGGGATTCAGGGGGATGCATcgggagagggaagtggaagagTCTCACTCTGTTAAGTCCATGGATAGTTGAATAGATGCCAATGAATCACAAAGACAATAAATGTTAAGATCTTACCAAAACCCAcagcaaaaataatacaaaactATATAACCACACTATTAAAACCTGCTTGAAAACAGCATCCACAAACCAGTAGAGTAAGCGTACCAACAAAAGGGTCAAATTTAAGATAAGCAAAATAACAGAGCAAACCAattctcaacaagatggcatatgAATTAATGAACCAATCCAATATAGCCGAAAACCACAGATAAACCAGCAAAAGAGGCCATGATCAAAACATTCAGAACATCTTTATCTGACACCAAAAACTGATCAAGTCTGTCACCAGGTGAGTAACTGAATGCAGATGTTCAGGGCAAATTTGATGTTTGTTTCCTCACAAACTGGGATTCTGAACCTTGATTTAATCTCAACTGAGAATCTcagtgtttgggggtgggggaggaaaatgCTAGTTTACTTGCTATTGAACCTAACAGTCAATTTGCAGTTTAGTCAAGGCTTCCCAAGTCAGAAAGGtttcacttgtgctccatgtGTGAGAGGAGCCTGCAAACCTCACAGCAAGATGATTTTGTACTCATCATGAGCAAACCACCTGAATGTTTTGTTGTGACACTTGAATATGGTGACTCTCTTGTCATTGTCCTCCcacttttgttttctctctgtgaTGGAGACAGGGAATGAATCGAAAGCTGAACTCCAATTCTGTTGAATTGCCCTTTCCCTTCCAGGTTCTTGTCTCCAATGGGAGAGGGAGATAACTTCTGTTCCTATCTTTTGGGGAAGTCCTAAAAAACTTCATCCACACATTCCTGTTTTCTTCCCAGGCTTGGGCTGAGTTGTTAAttccatttattttctttttttcattttttccccattggttTGAAGATATTACTATCATTATGTGTTGAGTTCTAATGCCACACTTTTTATTGCTATCTTAATTAGTGCGtgggttttaaatgttttataacaTTTTAATGCTGCTGTTGAGGTTTTTTTGTTGAGATTTCATTTGGGCTTTAAGATGTTCATTATTGTTGAGGTCTTTTTTATAGTTATGATTTTTTAGtaatttttgttttcattgtgtTAGGAAGCCTTCTGGTTTGTAAGCTGTATTGAGAGCCTGCAAGGGCATTTAAAAATTAATCTCCAATTGAACTTActcagatttctttttatttgtgtCAGTGAATACAGACAGCGAGACAGCAGTTGTCAATGTCACCTACGCCAACCGGGAGCAAACCAGACAGTAAGTTAAGAGAGCTTGCAACTGTGTACAGTGatttttatttaggtatttatttaggtatttataccctactttacTCCTCAGTGGGTACCCCAAAATGGCTTGCAACATGGTTCTCCTTGCCTCcgctttatcctcacagcaacaaccttgtgaagtaggttaggctgagagagcaactGGTCCAAAGTCCACGGTAGGGCGAGACCAGCTGCTCACCCTGAGGAAGTTGTGTTTGTTGGCACCACTGCTGCATGCTTAGACAGGGAGAGATAGAAGTGCAATGGCTGCTAGGACCATTGGTACTTTGCATCTGCCATTGTGTGAGTGAGTGATCCCATAGGTGGCATCTTCCTGGAACTGGCCCCAGGTAGAAATCATAAGTAGCTGTTGTTTGGGTACTTAGAAATTTGATGTAGGTTCTTAGGGCTGTGAAGCCTTCCGTGTTCTGTGCATGTTTGTGGTACCTAGAAATTTAGACTTGCTCTTCAAATTTGGGTCATACTTTTGACAGCCCAGACTCTCTAATTAGAAAGAAATGTCATGGGTTACTCCAGCAAGCTGTTGGGTCTCTTAAACTCTGATCTTAACCATCAAAGCTAGTATGACAGGTTTCTACCAGGAATTTATCTGCCTCTCTTCTCTAACCATAACACAATGTGTAGAAGTAATGGAGAGGGCAGCAATATCAAAGTTAGCATTCAAGTTATTGgtgttacaggcagggctttttttcagggggaacgcgggggaacggagttctggaacctcttgaaaatggtcacatggctggtgaccctgccccctgatctccagacagagggaagtttagatctaaactcccctctgtctggagatcagggggtggggccaccggccatgtgactatttttgccgagggcgatttaaactttaaaaaactccccccttgttccagcggacccaaagtgcagtcctgagttccaccactgagttccaccacctcgtttcccagaaaaaagccctggttacaggtaGCCACTTATGTGGGATGTTTGGAACAGGTTGTCCCATGATGACATCTTGTTCATTCTAACATCCCCATCTATAGGCAACTTCATGGAACTGCAGTCCAGTCTCATACTCCAGTGGTGCTGTCAAGATGAATTGGCTGAGCTGAGAGCTGGCcttgtgtagtagttagagcatCAGATTAGGGTCTGCGGAGGCCCAtgttcgaatccccactgtgccatggaagcttgttggacaAACTCAGGACAGTCatacattctcaacctaacctagcTCACGGGATTGTTTTGATGATAAAATAAAGgcgagaacaatgtaagccgctttgggtcctcattggagagaaaggtgggaaacgaattaattaaataaataaatacattttagacTGGGACCCATCCTGAACCAGCTGTGGCTGGTAAACTAGATCATGAACTAAATACGTGAGATACACCTAAGTGatttgtccccctccccacccctgcaacTTTTGTTCTTTGCCTGTCTCTTCAGAGCCATCATGAAACTTAATGGACACCAGCTGGAAAACCATGCACTGAAGGTCTCCTACATCCCTGATGAACAAACTGTGCAAGGGGCAGAGAACGGGCGTCGAGGAGGCTTTGGGACACGAGGTGCCCCGAGACAGGGTTCCCCTGTGGCTTCAGGAGCGCCGGTGAAGCAGCAGCCAGTAGACATCCCCCTCCGACTTCTGGTTCCCACCCAGTATGTGGGAGCCATTATTGGCAAGGAGGGCGCCACCATTCGCAACATAACCAAACAGACGCAGTCCAAGTAAGGCCATAGTTGCTCAGCAAGCCCCTTCCTGTTTGCTGCTATACTGTTTACTACCAGGAGTGTGCTAGGAGCGTATGAACACAGTGAAAGCCTAGCCCTGGCTCAAAAGGTCTCTGCAGTTTTGAATGAGCAGGCATAAGatcggggggtggtggtggtggcagagggCTTCAGAGAACAGATTTGAAAGCAGTCCTACACTAAGATGACTTTTTTGGAAAGCAAGTGGAAAAGAGGGGGAGCTatatagttatttattttattaaaattgttCTATCCTGttcctcctccaaggagctcaggggtaGTTCAGCCACCATTTTGATTTCCCTGGCAAGAGACAATCAGAAATGGTGACTGAATTCTTGTGAGAAAGACTCCTATGAGAGTTTGGGAGTGGCATTTTAAAGAGGCCGGGGAAGGAGGATTGAGGTGAATTCTTTACTCTGGCAGTTGGGCAGCTGGCAGACAGATGGGAATCCCAAAATCTGTTTTCAGAGGTATCCACCTCAGTTGACCACATTATATACAACCAGCCCTGAAGGGAAACGTGGGATTTGAAGCTTCCGTTGCTCTAGCTGCCAGGCTTTGGACATTCTGTTGTAGACTGTGACTATTTTTGAGTTTTGGTATTCAAGCAGCTTTTCTGTTCCTTCTCCATTCTGTTCAGAATTGATGTGCACCGGAAGGAGAACGCTGGGGCAGCGGAGAAAGCCATCAGCGTCCATTCAACGCCTGAGGGgtgctctgctgcttgcaagatgATCTTGGAAATTATGCAGAAGGAGGCGAAAGATACCAAGACGTAAGGATGGGCTGTTTTTGGTCTGACCTTGGAGAAAAGGTCCTGGTTCTCCCACTCTCTGTGAAGCAGCCTTAGAATGTGccagaccattggtttatcaaaCCCAGTTTTGTCTGCTTTGACTAGCTGCAGTTTCCTGGAAGTGCAAGCAAGACTACTTGATGATTTCAGCTGGAGATGGCAGAAATCAAATCTGTGACTTTGAGCATATTAAGCTAtacccctttcccttttcttctctcaCAAGACAGCTGGTGTTTCATGGCCAGGACCAGCAGGCCAGAGGCCAGGAGGAGTTTTTACCTGGTATGGTGGCTTCCCTGATGCAAATGTCtgtgtttgcattctgttcttcttcctccttgcaattcccccttccaaaagaaacaaagaaaagggggaaatccaGGTTTTGTATTCAGGATAAACTATGCAAATTATTAATATTTGCAGATAACTACTTACATCGCATAAGTCTATCGCATAAGTCTATTATTAATATTTGCAGATAACTACTTACATCGCATAAGTCTATTTACAAAATGAAGACTGCCTAAGAATTTTTTTTGGAAAGGCCTAGTTGGTCAGGAAACTCAGAGACATCTGCAATAGGATGGAGTGAGGGTATGTCAGCAAATTACCTCTTAAGAACCAGCCTCTGTTGAACCCTCCTCCCTGTACTcacatgaccttgggccagtcacacactctcagcttaatatacttgtagcatagtggttaagtggtttggctgtgaatcagcactctactggtttgaatcccagtactgccatgagctcattaggtggccttgggtaagccactcctctctgccccagctctccagctgtatcgtgggaataataataacactaacttgttcaccgccctgggtgagacactaatctgcctagaagagcggtatataagcgcagttgttgttgttgttgttgttgttgttgttgttgttgttgttgttattattaccttacagggttgttgtgaaggtgaaatggaggagagggaaataatGTAAGCCGCTTTAGGAGAATGGTGGAATATGAATGAGAAATAAATATGTGATAGCTGTATCTGTTTATGGATCAGATGCAAGCTGccatgccccccttcccccactgctGCCTATGGTCCTTCAGCCACTGGAAGGAGCCACGCTGTTCAGAGCTTGTTGTTCGTGCAAGTAAACTGAGGTTTAACAGGTGGCCCAAAAATGAGCCAGCAGCGGAACAGGATAATCCAGTCCATAAcaattctgtttatttatttttctctcccAAGTGCTGATGAAGTGCCCCTGAAAATCCTGGCCCATAACAACTTTGTGGGACGGCTGATTGGCAAAGAGGGCCGAAACCTGAAGAAGGTAGAGCAGGACACAGAGACAAAGATCACCATCTCCTCGTAAGCCTTTAAATTTCTACCACACCACACGTTCTTCTTGATTGCCTTCTGGAGCATGGCAagccctcttcctctcttcctataTCAACAGTGAGTGAGAAGATgacatggggcggggggaggagcaCCTGTTGTTCTCTTAATTTGCAGATAGAAGGAGGAGCATCAATTATGTTGCTCACtgaagagccagcatggtgtagaggTTGAAGTGTCAGGctggggagacctgagttcagatGCCTGTCCTTCCTTAAAGTTTTCTGGGTGACTATGAGATAGtaaattctttctcagcctagcctcaTCTCACGGGGTAGTCATGAGGATAAAGCAGAGCtccctgaacacatgaagctgtcttattattgagtcagaccattagtccattgaggccagtattgtctactctgactggcagcagttctccagagtTTCAGGTAGAAGTTTTTCAGATCTGCTGCCACCCTCGAGGAGGGGAAGGATAGGAATGtggtaaataaatagtaaatgaaTAGGTTTCTGTTAGATGCGCCTTCACTCATTACGAATGGGAGAGCATGCCCCACCTCAGATTCTCAGCCAAGTCTGTGCCTCCCTCCCGAATCTCTAGCCTCTGacgatcttttttttttttttattttttttacataactacaaaacactacacaagactatcacaaggaaaggggagagggaagggacaaaggggggtggaaaaagaaaaggggggggaatgaactacaaacactaaacactacacttcaatgtttcccttcatactgtcataatacaaaaatagctccataggataatgctggagtggttaatcatacagagaataaacatttcaaattctgattaaactttcctcccccttctaggtcccggacgcagttctctctgtgcaactgctgttgcagtgctctcctcctcctcccccccctccggctcctccttttcttcgttctcggtgcagcagagttctgggtttttattctcaaaatcctttagttgatcttctgataatatcttataggcctgatctttatatctgaaccatattccttccgggaataaccatttgtactttattccatggtccctcagaagagctgcaaactttttatatttaaaacgccgtttccggactagaaatggaacgtccttcaaaatcttgactttcaaacccataaagtccaaatccgcattgtatgagttatataggatggtgtcccgaatctttttagatgaaaatcCTCTGACGATCTCATGGGCAGACCTGTGTCCTTAAATATTTTGCATATGAAATGGCAGCATAGAGATGGAGATACTTTGTACACATATTGTAGTTCCTAGTGCAGTAGGTGTAAGATTAAAATATTGTATAGCAAGATTTTGAGGTGGGGCTTCTTTGCCCACTGTCCCCTAGGGAAGAGGCATGGTCGGACATTTTCATTCACCTACAGCACATAGGCTTGGCTTCATGACCCCCAAATATTGCTTTTTCTTCCTAATGTAGTACTCCTTATCTGTTGTTGCTTGGGAGTAGAAAGGACCCCCTATAGTTGCCACCACTGTTGGGAACCTGACAGGTATTTCACTGCCTATGGTGAGTTTTGTACACAGTGGGTAGTCTGTGTCAGAACTGTTGACTGCAGGGATTGCTCCAGAGAGTGCTTTCTATTGTAAACAAGTTGATCAGAGAATTGGGAGTTGGAACTGGAGTAGACTTGGAGTCCTGTGTAGACCCCCATGCTTGCATCTTCTGGAAAGGTTTTGTTGGCTGTAGCTCCTGCTTGACAGGTCTCAACCTCGTTGGCAAGATCCGTTCCAAGATCTTTTGCAGCTTTGGCCCCAGTGTCTTGGAATGGCTTTCCTGAGGAGGTTCAAAAAGTACCCGCCTATTGTCATTCTGGAATCTGTGTGAGACGATGCTTTTTAGAAGGGCTTTCAGGTCAGACATTGTCAGATTTGATTGTCTTTTGGTGTGGGCGGCAGTAGTTTTTGTCAGGTAAATTGTAAGAGTTGTTCATTGTCCGTCTTTCTCTGCAATCCCACATGGGATTGTGCGTGCGCCGGCCTGCAGAACGGCGAGGTTTCTACAGCTTTTTAAACCACTAGGGTGCACTCATCTCTCTAGAGCGCATGCGCAGGCAGTTTTCCACTGAAACAGCTTGACTATGGGAGACGGCGCCTCttcaccctcagttcctctttcaccGCTGGTCAAAGAGTTTGGTCTACAGTGCTCGACTAGAGCACTGCTCGACTAGAGTAGGCCTCATCTGCACTGAAGACTGTGAGTTCACCAATATGGCTGATAAATCCTTATTTAAACACTGCACTATGTGCTCCACCAAGATGCCCGGCATGGATGGTCGCTTGTCTTGTCTTACCTGCCTCAGAGAAGGGCACAATGTGACGGCGTATAAACACTGCCAAATTTTTATGCCTAAGGCATGGGCAGAACGAGCCACGAGGCTCAAGGCTCTCTTACGGGAATGAGATGAGCCCTATCAGCCTCCACCAGTTCTGGCGTTAAAGCGGCAAAAATCTCCACCATCGCCGAGTTGTTGGTTTCTCCGACAGCACCACTGAATCCGACTGACCCGGATCGATGCTGTTTGGATCTGACAGGTGCCTTGGCATTGACAGCAGCAAACTCCTTGGATCTGATTATTACATCGGCTCAGATCTGACACCGACACCTGACTCTGGTGACCCAGAGCTTGGTGGAGACCCCATGAGCTTGACTTCATTTGACATTGACATTACCCAGTTTATTGGAACCAAGTCGATGTCCAGGATCTTCCCATTGTCAGAAGCCAAAGAAAAGCTGGGAGAAATTCTGTTGATTCATCTTCTAGAGCTCATTCATCTGCTGATTCATCTGCTTTCGTACTTCATAGACATGCTTGGTTACGATTGACTTCCTTACCCATTGAGACGAGATACAGAGTCAAAGATCTCCCCTTTGAAGGACAGACTCTCTTCTTGACCAAAACGGATGAGTACCTATCCCAGAAGTGCAAGGATAGACAAACAGCGTGGTCCTATGGGGTTCTCCCTCCTAAACAGCAATCCAACCAAAGACCTCCCTACTGACAGCAGCAACCCTACAAAGGCAGATCATATCGTTATTAGCCTTACCAATATCCTCAGCTGCATCAAAATTCCCCTTACCAGAGCCAATATCAGAGGAGAAGGTCAAACCCTAAGTCACGACAAGGGCATAACACCTCATACATCTCAACAGTCGAAACAATTCTTACTAGTTCCAGACCAAGCAGTGGTGTTTGGGACAGACTCTCCAAATACCTGCCCGCCTGGCAGTTGATTACCTCAGATTCATGTGTTCTTGACATTATCCAGTTTGGttgcactgttgttcattgacgtcttttgtgcaggcacacataccctccctcctaccccgctgatGCAAGTTATATAGGAGAGCTGGCAGAttaggagaaactgagggtgaaggggcACCGTCTCCCAGAGAGGCTGTTTTGCACTCTGGAGAGATGAGCGCCCCTTAGTGGTTTAAAAAGCTGTAGAAACCTCGctgattggcaggcctgcgcacgcGCAGTCCCATGTATGCCTgtacagaagacgtcaatgaacaacagttactggtaagtgcaactctgtttttctGGTGAGAATTTATTGTAtggatttattgtttttaatttgtcaATCGTCAGCCCTTTTCAACAAAAGAGAAATGGGGTGTAACATTttgaattaaataaatgttttaattattcctTTTTGTCCTCCATAGTCTGCAGGACTTGACCCTATACAACCCTGAAAGGACCATCACTGTGAAAGGCTCTATTGAGAACTGCTGCAGAGCGGAGCAAGAGATCATGAAGAAAGTGCGGGAGGCCTACGAGAATGATGTGGCAGCTATGAGTGTGAGTGTGTTTATGCCAggtgtttttctttccttccctctgccctggGACTGAGACATACTTACGATGTCTCACCCAACAATAGGCACAAATGGTCTGTACAGTGGCTTTCCATCCAAAGGCTTTGATGTCACTTCTCATGGACTAGAAAACATTTGTTGACTTGTGTGCAAGACTGTGATTGTTTAATGGGTTAAAAGAAAGGTTGCAAAAGGACTGGGCAGAGGCAGAGCTTTTAAATAGGAATAGACCCGTCTTGATTTTAGGCACTGACCTGATcaaggaaaaaaaaattgcacacctGTTTCTGCACCCACAAATAAACAATGGTGATAATGAGGTTGGTGATGACAGTTGAGCATTCACACAGTGTTTTCTGAGTGCTCAAATCCCTTTGACTCCTGGCCACTTTGCAATTCTCCCACTTAGCAAGAATAAGGATATGGAGGAACAATCCCTTTGTATACAAAAGGGAGGAGGGTGCATGCGTAGCCACAGGGGCACTCCTGAGCACAGGCTTGGCAATATATTTGAAGGGAGCCACAGTGGCTTACAAGTGGTGTGAGATTGAGCTAGGAACTCTCCAATTCCCTAACTCACACCAGTGGCCCCTTTGGTCTACCAGCTTTAGCACACAAGGCTAAGGCTTCCTGACCCACAATTGCCAAATGCTAAATGCTTTTTGTATACCTGCCACAGCAGTTTGTTGACACCTGGTGGCACCGTGGAAGGAACAGGCGGTATCCAGCCATGTGTTGAAAGTAAAGCTTCCTTTGACCAGCGTATATGAGTTGAGTGAAGGAAGAAAAGTTTGCTCACTGTTTCATGTTGTTGTAGCTcatcctaataaaaagtattaagtGGAatgtagagggttttttttggatTTCAGTTTTGTGCCAGTGCAGCTGCAAACAACTTCTGTCTGCAAAGGTGAAAGCAAGCCTTTCTGTTTTACAGGTCACAAGAAAAATGTATGATTGGTACATTTATCCTGATGTCTCATCTAATTTTACTTCTCTCTTTCATTTAGCTACAGTCACACCTGATACCTGGTCTCAACTTAGCTGCTGTTGGCCTCTTTCCTGCCTCTTCCAATGCAGTGCCACCTCCTCCCAGTAGTGTCTCTGGAGCAGCTCCATATAGTTCTTTTTTGGTAGGTAGAGCACTTAaactttgcttttatgttggagACTAATTACCACTCATTTTCTTCGCTACTTCCTCAATTTCATGTGTTTTTTCTGTGGCAATTTTACACTGTCTGTAGTTTGGGAAGGGGCATGGGGAAAATCCCttcacatagaaaactagcatgttggAGAAAAGAATAAGCTAAAATACTTCTCTCTTACATCAGATTTTCTAGGTGTGGGGATATTTATTTATGGTGTGGAATGGCATTGTTTTAAGAGCCTCTCACTTCCAGTCAGCAGTGATAGAGTCCAAGTCACAGTCTTACCACCTCAGTGGTTGTTTGTTTAGAACTAGTCCAAAGCCTCACAGTTGCCAGAATGTACATAAATCTTCTGTGACATCAGAGTAACTCAGCCAGTAGGTGGGCTTGGATGACAGGTGGCAGTTTTTTAACCTGTTATGTATCCTGTTGGGCTGTTCAATTTGACCAATAACTGATCAACAGCCACAAAAATCTTCTTTTGACAGCCTCCTGAGCAAGAGACCGTGCACGTCTTCATCCCTGCACAGGCTGTGGGTGCAATCATTGGCAAGAAAGGACAGCATATCAAACAGCTTTCCAGATTTGCAAGTGCCTCTATCAAGGTTCccatttctttctatctcttaaaCACTTGTTGCTTGGATCCAGCATTTCTGTTAGACTTCACACAGttctcctcctcactgcagcccccaTCGTACATGACTTGCCCACAAAGGTCT encodes the following:
- the IGF2BP1 gene encoding insulin-like growth factor 2 mRNA-binding protein 1 isoform X2 — protein: MNKLYIGNLNENVTPADLEKVFNDHKISFSGQFLVKSGYAFVDCPDDQWAMKAIETFSGKVELLGKHLEIEHSVPKKQRSRKIQIRNIPPQLRWEVLDGLLAQYGTVENCEQVNTDSETAVVNVTYANREQTRHADEVPLKILAHNNFVGRLIGKEGRNLKKVEQDTETKITISSLQDLTLYNPERTITVKGSIENCCRAEQEIMKKVREAYENDVAAMSLQSHLIPGLNLAAVGLFPASSNAVPPPPSSVSGAAPYSSFLPPEQETVHVFIPAQAVGAIIGKKGQHIKQLSRFASASIKIAPPETPDSKVRMVIITGPPEAQFKAQGRIYGKLKEENFFGPKEEVKLETHIRVPASAAGRVIGKGGKTVNELQNLTAAEVVVPRDQTPDENEQVIVKIIGHFYASQMAQRKIRDILAQVKQQHQKGQNSQTQVRRK
- the IGF2BP1 gene encoding insulin-like growth factor 2 mRNA-binding protein 1 isoform X1, whose protein sequence is MNKLYIGNLNENVTPADLEKVFNDHKISFSGQFLVKSGYAFVDCPDDQWAMKAIETFSGKVELLGKHLEIEHSVPKKQRSRKIQIRNIPPQLRWEVLDGLLAQYGTVENCEQVNTDSETAVVNVTYANREQTRQAIMKLNGHQLENHALKVSYIPDEQTVQGAENGRRGGFGTRGAPRQGSPVASGAPVKQQPVDIPLRLLVPTQYVGAIIGKEGATIRNITKQTQSKIDVHRKENAGAAEKAISVHSTPEGCSAACKMILEIMQKEAKDTKTADEVPLKILAHNNFVGRLIGKEGRNLKKVEQDTETKITISSLQDLTLYNPERTITVKGSIENCCRAEQEIMKKVREAYENDVAAMSLQSHLIPGLNLAAVGLFPASSNAVPPPPSSVSGAAPYSSFLPPEQETVHVFIPAQAVGAIIGKKGQHIKQLSRFASASIKIAPPETPDSKVRMVIITGPPEAQFKAQGRIYGKLKEENFFGPKEEVKLETHIRVPASAAGRVIGKGGKTVNELQNLTAAEVVVPRDQTPDENEQVIVKIIGHFYASQMAQRKIRDILAQVKQQHQKGQNSQTQVRRK